The genomic segment TATTTATAGTTGAGATTGTaatatatctatttttgtatAAGTAATGTTTGTATTGTGGCTTTGAATCCAAACAACTCCTTGCCAAGGATTTTTTGGCAAGTATTAAAATTAATTgtcatttaaattctttaaatattaaatactaaGTCACCTGCAGATTGACAAGAGAAAAATATCTCATTTAGATACATTTATGTAAAAATAGgtttaaaagtaataaaatatttctaGCTTACTGCATTTTTGTAGCATACACATCTCAATTCTTTCTGTGAATAGACTGCATTTATTTATATGCACAGTAGTTGTTTACACTATGAGCCATCTGATGAAAGAACTAAGAAATATCCCAAAGCTACATCAAAGCTATTGTTATATATCAAAGCTATTGTGTCATTAATTTGTAATATGCAGTTATTCTGTAAAGAAGATGAAACAATTTCTATTGCCACACAGTTTGTTGTGGCAGATTTAAGTTCCTATAGGAGAGGTTTTTTAGCCAAGTTACATTATTCAATAATGAAATATTATGTATACAAAATTGGATTTTTGGCTTTGTATGGAACAAAACATGTATTGGAAATGGATATaaataccttatttttcggattataagacgcacctgactataagacacacctaaatttagaagaggaaaacaagaacaacaacaaaaagggggttgtggcacgtttttgaggcttttttcagtcttttttggaaaaatgggccaaaaaaagccttgaaaatgggccaagaaaagcctcaaaaatgggctgaaaaagccTAAAAAATGGGCCGGAAAAAGCCTAAAAAATGGACCAAAGGCCTGAAAAAGAGCCATGTAGAGGCAAAAAAGGGTTGTGTGGACCCTGGCAGGTGGCTGAGGCTTTAGCAATATTCaatctataagacacacagacattttcacccccttttgggagacaaaagagtgcgtcttatagtccgaaaagtaCGGTAACTTCATAGGCTCATtagaaaaaatacaaagaaaagtcGTAATCTTTATGAAGAATGCTGCTTacaattttgctttttaaaaatctttcattAAGGATATTAAGTTACCCAGTATCCCTACACTGAAAATTCCTTTAATTGCAACATTTGATGATCTAGATGTACAAATTGATGAAGAAGATGAATTAAAGGCTAGAGGTAATAAAGTAGGGTAATTCACATGAATATTATTAATTGAACAAATTATTAATGTgatatttattaattcatttttaaggTTAAAAATGTGTTGCTAGGATGTgcttggctctctctctctcacacacacactctctcacatatatatatgagatatatgtgtatgtatgtatgtatgtatgtatgtatagatatagaGGATGTGCTTGGTTTCTCATGggtgaacattttttttacttattggAATTTAGCCTAAAAATGGGAATGCAGTTGGATGGTGAATGTCACACATTGTCATATATGCAGATTTCTGTATGATAGCAATATAGTAACAGTGTTTTCAGGGTTACTGAAAATACTTAGAAATTCTGTAAATACTATAAAAAAACCTGCATCTAAATTTCCACAGAACGAAGGCTTATTTATATCCTGTACACACTAACTTTTTTCATTGGCTTGCTAAGCAGTATTTCTTATTTACAGGTTTGACGGGCTTGAGAAATATTGGAAACACTTGTTACATGAATGCAGCTTTACAAGCACTTTCAAACTggtaaaaatgaatataaaactgTTTGTGTTTTCCTTTAGCCAGAAATTTCAGTAATTTCTggggaaaagataaaaaataaatagtcgTGTAAGAAAATTGCCCTATTGATGAGATTGgaagcatatatatttaataaatgaataaataaattttaatctaTATGAAAAGCTTCTAGCTGTACATTTTCCAGCTTCTgacagtttttgtgaaaaaagaaacaaaatttttgGAACAAATTTTCTCCTTAAAAATTTGTAAGAACATAGTTTTTTTGGTTACTTCCTGTTTcgtggattaaataaaaaaaactgaaatctACTTTGATATAATGTCAAAGTTCTTCCTAAGCAGATGTTCAATAATGAGCTATATTGATTTCATTAATCCATCATATTTGAGATGTCAATTCTGCAGGATttattgtttcttattttttagaGATACAGGAGGAGAGAAGACGGGGAGGAAATTGGGAAAAGTGAATATTTAAGATTCACAAACTGTACAAATTGCACAAagaatttgcaaaacatttttaaaaaattatgtcaTATTTGAATGGAACAAATATAATCATACAATAGTTTAACATTTGAACATTTTATACTAAAATCGGTTCAGAAATAGATAAAAACAGTTGAAATGATAAGATTTAGTCAAAATAATAAACAAGAATTTGGAATTAATCTGAAGCAGTAAGTCTAGTGTTTTAAAATCTTACATTGGAAAAGAACAACTTTAGATATGGCGGCCAGGGCTGAATTAATATTCTACTAAAAACCAATTTCTTCTAATACTGTGTAATATCAGAGTACACTTTATATTCATCTTCTATTGATATTCCCATATGTTACACATCAGTTACCCTGCTTAAATTATCCATCTCTTTAATCACGCAGTTTTTGACTTGTTCAGTTCTTGAATCATATTCCAataacaatttatatatatatatgatttattaGATATTTGCTTAAGTATTGACTGTTGAAATGGTAAAAGTAACTTTTTTGTCATAGATTATGACATATAAGATTTGCTCTTAGCATGCTGAAAAGATGCAGAAGGATTCAGTAGTAATATTGACTACGttaaacattatatatatttttttagtgaTAGAGAATTCATATGATAGTTGAATTTTCTAAGACTGAATATGGATATATGCAGCATTCTTTCAAAATACTAGtttgtgcttttcttttcttatcaGCCCCCCATTGACACAATTTTTCCTTGACTGTGGGAGTTTAGCTCGGACCGATAAAAAACCAGCCATTTGCAGAAGTTACTACAAACTTATAACAGAACTCTGGCATAAAAGCAGGTATGGTGTTACTTTCATTTTGATAGTTTGATATACAGTCTAATATTGTTGCAGATGAGAATGCTTTCCAAATAATGAACTACATACAATCTTACATATTTCTATTCATACAATGGATTTTGTCTATTCCTCAAATTCCATGATGTACCACCAACATCTGATCTGGAAGGTTGGAGTGTCATCTGAAACAACCTGAGAATAtcagaattgggagggggggagattccACATGTGGAAAGATAACCAATTCTATACGGTAGAAGGGAACACACCATTGGAATGCTTGTTAGTAGTACATGAACTAGAATTCTGGTTTGTAATTATTCAGTTATTACTATAGCTGCATATTCATTTTCTTATGTTTAACAATAAtaaatactttgatttaataaataacaaaGTATTTTAAGCAAAAATCAACATCCAGTTCTGATTCACCACTGGAACCACATCCATCCTTAGAGTAGATTTTGGTATATATTTACATAGAAATAAATCCTATTAGATTATGTATAATTGTGATATATGAAGGCAGTAAAATTAAGAATTTCCTAGCTTTAAATTCCTGATTTGCTAAACTGAACATTGGTACATTGAAGTACTTCATTTAGTTTGAGAAAGtgtaaacaaaatgaaatgtttttgttCCAGGCCTGGAGCTGTGGTCCCCACAAATTTGTTTCAAGGAATTAAAGCAGTTAATCCAACATTTCGAGGCTATTCGCAACAAGTAAGACTTTTCTATTTTTAGGTCACTAAAAATTATTATTGCTAAACAGTTGCAagattcaaagaaataaaaacataagtaatatatatatatatatgcacagaaAAGATACTGGGAGTAGTTATAACATAGTGAAACAGAAATAATGGTTGTTTCTGGAAAACTGCTGGGCTTTTTAAAGTATCTCTCCTTTATTCAAGTAAGTTGATTAATTCAAGTTTTATACCTACACTGATGTAATACAAACACCTTACAAGAGAAAGTCTAATTCTTTTCTATGCAGAGAGTTCTAGGTAGAGAactagttttaaaaataatttaaatgacaGAAATTCATTTCAATCTTCAAAATGCTGATTAATataacatttaaatttaattatagtGATAGATCTAGTATAAAGGAAATGATTTTGGGGGAAGTGACTTTTCTTTTGTCTCATCTTCTGATGGCCAAGGGCCCTTTTCTATAAAATGGGCTCTGACATGGGGAACAAGAGCAAAAAAATcaggcaggagaaaaaaaatcagacattgtTCTGTTATCACATTAGATATGTATTTTAAACTGTGTACTTACCTGTTTTAAATTTTAGGATGCCCAGGAATTTCTACGTTGTTTAATGGATTTGCTTCATGAAGAGTTAAAAGAAACTGTTATTACAATAGAGGATAGTAACACAACAAATATTGAGGagagaatggaagaagaaaaatgtcaatCAGATGCAGATTTTCAGTCATGTGTTAACAATGATAAGGTAGAAAAAGATCCTTGGTCAAAATCTGTGGCAGATGACCCTGCAGAAAATGCAATGTTAATTGAGGAGGATGGAAATACATCTAAAGATTATAGAAAAGAGAGATCCTTGTGTACCAAAATGAATAGAACAAATTCTATGGATGACACAGAAAAAGATATAAACGGTTTCCGTGAAACAGCTGAACTTTTGAATAATCAGGAAACAGTGAAGGTACAAATACACAGCAGATATTCAGGtgattatattaatattatttgaaaGTGATTAAAAGGCATACATGCATAACATTAGCTTGGATTACCTAGTGATGTCATGCTGATAGAACTAATTCCTAATTTCCTTTGTCTTCTGTTATATGTACTCTTGAGGCTGTGGGGACAGTCTCAGGTAGAGGTTAGGGAGTGTCTAAAAGAACAATACAAATTTTTATTTCATGGACTTGCCTAAGATTTGCCTTCTCTGTTATGTGTTTTTCAAGCTTATGCAGCATCCTTTTTACTTTAAAACATGTTAACTACTAATGTGCCATACTATGACCATGCTCAAGTGGTTCTGATAACGCTTAATTATTGTGTGACATGAAATGTTTTTGcatttactgactttggaaagaTAGATATAGAACAATTTGTAATACCCAGTGGTTTCATCAAAATCAGAATaaagttctaccatttctaagtATAATATGTGAATGGAAGACCTAagcaaatgaaagaaaaggaataggACATCTATATTAACAATGAACAAAAGTGACAGTGGAATGGATGCAGGCATAGGAGACATACAGTTACAAGAAAacgtatgtgaaccccttgggattacgtggagttttgcatgaatttgtcataaaatgtgctctgaacttcatcttagtcacaacaatagaaaaacacagtctgctgaacataatactacacaaacattagatgttgccatggtttaattgaacataacatgtaaacattcacagtgcagagcacattttatgactaATTCATGCAAaactggatgttccacagcactactggctaGAATAAAGTgtacagtatacagtatatgaTCATAAATAGGAAATGTGGGGATTTGTTCATTGATTTGATAAATTTCAGCTTTCATTTGTGTAGATAGCTCATGCATATCAACAGATAAAGTTAACTTTCCTCCTTGTATGGTTAACTCTTAACTTACGCATGCAAACAAGCAAATGCACATGGACATACTTTTCATAGCAGAACctatttttgtttaataaaaaatagTGGAAATGAAAAGTTTCCATTATTTCCATCTGTAGTCCTACCAGCTTCCCCAAACAATCCAAATCTGTTTTTATTTGGCCATTTTGCTACCAAAGTTTGTGATGGGAATTTAGGCCATTTTCAGTGGGTTTGGAATAAGTTTTGAAGTGTGGGCAGTAGAAAGTTTAAGATGTTTCAACTCGTATAATCTCCAGCTAGCATGaacattctgggaattgaactccacaTACCTTAAAGATGCCAAAATTAAGAGACTTTGGTCTGTAGTCTACAGCTAGTCAGGGAAATCACCCCTCATTCAAGGGAAGTTGTTCACTGTTGTATTAAGAGACTTTGTTTAATTGCTAGCCCTTTTTCCAATCCACAAAAAAGTAAGACAGAAATATAACTGAAGGTAAGCATTCACAATTTTTATCTAGGGATTAAGCATTAGAATTGTAACTTCTGTTTGTTGCTTGCCTTTTGGGAGTTGCATCACTTTGCTAGGTTTGTCGAAGCACTATTTAAATACAGTGCTATTTTCCAATATCACAGTCTTTCATTTTTCAGGGTTTTCAAACTTCTAGTAagactcattttaaaaaaatctcttctgatttattgcattgcattgagTTGAAATAATTTTGCACATTTGTAAATTTATCTTCTGTTCCAAAGCTAACATTTAAGTGAGATTATCTGCTAGTATTCTAAGATGAAGTATATTCTCTTCTAAGTCAAGATAAAGTCCTGGTGCTTACATGGACAACTTCTATGTATATTTTTTGGTTACAACaaagaaatgatttgccattgctttcttttgattttgttttaaatatctcCAAATATTAGTGGGCCTTTCTTAGCTTTTTCAACATCAAGTAAGGTAGATTAGTGCCATCAAACGCTTACTTTCGCAGGATGTATACTAAGGTAGCCTTGCAAATATTTTGTGCTACTTTAGCTGCTAATCAATTGAGTAGTTGCTGTTTGTTTCTCCAAATCCAGCTGCCTTACACTGACATTACTTTTGAGAGTCTGTCTCACTCTATCCCTCCATGTCCATTAGACCCAGGctggtcaaactggtggcccacaggccacaTATGACCCGCATGGCCATGCCCACAACAATACATCATGATATGGCCCACAGGTATGACAACCCTGCATTAGACTATACTTACAGCTTCTCAAAGAATTGCAAATGAAATCATCTTTTTGATACATGCATGAGGTAGAATGATACAATTATTGCTGTATAAAACTCAGATACTGAACTGGCTGGAATAATTCAGAATGCAGATGAAAATTGCTTATAAACAGTCTATAATCCTATGATTATTACTATCTTTGGTGCAGAATTGTGATTGAGGCCAGTTTGCCCTGAAGCTGAagacatttttattaatttattcactGGATTTATGTATGCTACCCATCTCATCCAGAGGCAAATTTGGGCacttacaaacattaaaactaAGACAGTTACAATAATCATAATTAGgctaaaaaaatcattaaaagagGGGGGATGAAGCACAAAGAGGTATCACCTCTGGGGTTATGAGGTTCCAAAGGGCAGCAGCCATGGCAGAGAGATCTTTTCTCCTGGACCCCTCCCACTGGAGTTCTCTGACTGATTGAGCCCACAACGTGTTCTCTCTGTTGGCACGGGTGGGTGGATTGATCCTATTGGGGTGAGATTGTATAATTACATGGACATGAATTATAATGAATGAGTAAACAATGTTagctgcctggtttttttttttttttgctcttttagtTCCAACAGCGCCTTCctctaaaaagaagaaaaacaaaaaataccGAAGTGTTATATCAGACATATTTGATGGTTCTATTTTAAGTTCTGTACAATGTCTCACATGTGATCGGGTATGTTTTATAGTGCTTATGCAAAAATTCTCACTTtttgtgtggattttttttttaaagtaatatatataaataattcttGGATTATCCAAGCTAGATTTTCCAAACATGTCTGACTAGTTCTTCTCCTGTTCATAGTTCTTTAAATTTTTATACTCTgaactatttatatttttatatttatcaatatatttatatttattcatacTTTACAGTAAACCTGTAACTTATGCATACTTTATAGTGAACTTAAATATATGTTACTTCCCATCAAGTGGTATAATTGCAGATAAGCAgtattatgttttgttttatgagAAGTTTAAAAGAAGCAAATACAATTATAGAATTTGATTAAGTACATTGACAAATAAGTGTTTATGCTTATTTTTCATAGGTTTCAGTTACACTGGAAACTTTCCAGGATTTGTCTTTACCTATTCCAGGTAAGGAAGATCTTGCTAAACTGCATTCTGCAAATCATCAGACTTCTCTCGTCAAGGCAGGATCTTGTGGTGAAGCATATGCTCCTCAAGGTTGGATTGCGTTTTTTGTGGAATATTTCAAAAGGTTagtttttttgtttctgctaCTTCAGTAATTCTTCTGCACTGATGTTTCTGCTATAACAGCAGAACAATTGCTGTTTTTCTATCGATGATATTTCAGGTTTGTTGTCTCATGTGTCCCTAGCTGGTTTTGGGGTCCAACAGTAACCTTACAAGATTGTCTTGCTGCCTTTTTTGCTAGAGATGAATTGAAAGGTAAGAGATTTATATTTTATCAAATATCAAATTCTAATTTACCAACTATGTGTGATTTTTTGTATTGAATCAGgtttcagaacagaacagaaagcatATTAGAGTTTTCTCCGCATTATtgttgaaattgaattgaaaaatattttcaaggacaAACATTCAGAAAACATAGTTGCGAAAGATTAACTTTTGAACCATAGTATGGATTTTTAATTAAGAACAATTTCCCAATTCACAGGGATAAGTAATTTATAAAATTCTAGGATCAATTTACTATATTGCAAAATCAAACATGTTTAGTGTGAGTTAAAGGGGTAAAAGataattttctatatttttagaataatgtttgttcttttttttacaatgtcTGCAGGTGACAATATGTACAGTTgtgaaaaatgtaaaaagtaaGTGACCTACATTTAAActctttatatatatgtataatttcTATACTTTTCTACCCTTTTTTCATTAATAAAGCTATTGAAACCAGGAATATGATGTAATGTATGAAATATACACAGACATAGTTCAGTTGGCAAAATAGGCCTTTTGTATGAACCATTATGActtaatatttgtttaaaaatcattttaagtaTTGATTGTCTTTTTAAGCTTTCTTGAAAAACTGCCCAAACACCTTTGAAACCTAATAAAAGATGCTTGGGATTAATTTGCCTCTAGCAAACAGGAATAGTTTCATGCCAAATGCCAGAGCCTAATCTGAACTATGCATGTAACCATCTAGACAAAACATAGGCATTATTTTTAGACTTGCCACTTGTTTCAACGTGAGcagttactgttttattttatattttaccacTCGTATGCTACCTCAACTTGATATGACTCTTAACTACTAAGTTTATTTTCTATTAAGCAAAAACTAAGAAGGAAAAGTATAAAAGGGCAGGATCACCAGTAAATACAAAATATGCAACAGTGaagaataaataaacattttctcaGCCAATCTTCACTAGGGAGCCGATCGTTGTATCCTTCCCCAAGACTTGTCAgaagagccaggttttgacaACTTTACAAAAGCCCAATAGGGTGCAGCTATGCAAAACATAGGGGGAATGCTGTTCTGCAGGACAACCAGATACTGAGGTGCGTTTCTTAGGCCTTCAAGAAGACACTGGTTTACAACTGGAACTTATCAACTTAATCAGATCTAACTGATCAAatggaaacaaaaggagaaagacTAGACTAAACTATGAAGAGCTATACACATAACCTACAACACCAAGCCTACCAGAGCTATGTGAACGAAATAAGAAGTGCCCATAGTTGCATGGCTTCATTCTAGACCAGTTGTAACTTCTGAGTGGTCTACAAAGATAGCCTCATGAGTGATTGTGAGGACCTCCTGATCAAGGTAGGGACACAATTGGCACACAAGAAAGCTTTATGCAAAGGTGCTCCTGACTTCAGCTGCCATCTGCTGAATGAATAAGAACTGCATACCAGTTCTGTCTGGACCACTGTAGAGCAGTAtagaaataactttaaaaaatggaTACAAGAGCAGTTATTTAAAATCCAGGTAGCTTCTCAAAGAAGGAAACAGTAAGAAAGAAAGTTAGGATTGCCTCGTCTGATTCTTTAAGGTGTAAGAGGAGAAGGTTAGAGAAACTGTGTCAGGTTATTATACCCTGTCACAATAGAGGTCCAGTAGTGCTTGAGAAGTCTGCTTCTTGGCCTGGCCAACCTTGAAAAGATACCAAATGACAAGTGAGGTACTGCATACTTACTTGTTCTTAATAAATCAGAATGCAGTAAAATCTTAACAAGTACACTAAAAAAACACTTTAGATTCCGGGTTAACACTTTTAATTCAGAATTACAGCCATATATTCTCCattagaaccagtttggtctgaGAGGCAGTTTGACCTgctgcagggatgtcaaactcatgctCCTTGGGACATATGAATCATGTGTTGGCCCTGCCTCTGCccgatttagtgaaggggggggagaaagtcccaatacatcatgtgatgacacgagtttgacacccctgatctagtggtTTAGAAACTAgggtagaaagcaggagactgaatTCAAGTTCCATTtgtggccatgaaagccagctgggtgaccttgggacagtaactctctctcagcccaacccatctaaTAGGGTTGTTGTGGACAAAACAGGATGAGGAATATGTTTGCTGCTTTCAGCTATTGTAaaggcagaaaataaataaatagttggaAAGAAAAGGCATTTCATTGTCATTATAATAATATAGATTATAGTTGGTTTcaaagtcagccagatgtttagattgtaTTTGGtattttgtccacctatcaaaccaaggacctaggataggccaatgttatttaataatattaaagatattgttgcaggatgtaagctgttgcaatagctgccttttgcaattgactgatggtgtcAAAGTGATAATCttgatgttttggaattgcacccaattttttgttgttgttgttgttattgttgagtTTAGTACTTTACCAAGATATATGTTAGATGTTATCATGTTTGATTTATATATTGTGTGAAAACTGGGAGAAATTGTAagtttctaattccattccatttctaaaATAGTACAGCTAGAATTTTTGTAACATTGTGGTCAATAATTTTTACAATGTTTTTACATGTGAACTTTACTTCAGGTTAAGAAATGGAGTAAAATTCTGCAAAGTTCAACACTTCCCTGAGGTaatgtgcttttcttttcttttctttgctggATAAAAATGTCCTGTCCTCCCCACAACACTTTCATAATAAATCAGTGTGAACAGAAGAACAAATTACTTCATGTAATGATTTGTATTTAGttctatttcttcatttttcaggATGaatcttttaacagtttaacAGATAACAGTCAAACAAATCAATTTCTTCTGTATGTTGTTATGGCCCCTAGCCTGAATTACATTTTATGTAGCTCCTTCAACCAAGAGTTAGCAAGATTCATGAAAGAGTGGTAATATAAGAATTCTAGCAAGAATAGTATTTTCCATTGATAGCTCAAATCATAGCTATGGCTAAGATTTTCTAGGTCTTTTTCTCATAACCTTATGAGAATGTGATTCCTTGATAATGGGGAAGAGTTCAGCTGATTTTTTACAAGTCACTTGAAGCCCTATCAGTCTTGAGAACTGATACATTCTACACAACAGCTTTAGATAGGACTAGTATATTTTAAGTTGTTCACTTACCATGTTTAAATTTAATGTAATTCATTTGGATATTGGAGCTTGACTTTCATTGAAAAGTGCTGCATTTGAGGTGACTGAGAATAATCCTGAAACTCTAATTGTTTTTAACGTCTATCATCATATATTAAACAGCCATAGAAATAGGTATATTTTTGTGCTTATCTGAAAGTAGAATTGTTGCTTCTGATATAATTATTAATGTACTTCAGAGACGCTCAATGTTGAGAATTAAAGTCTAGTCTAATTTGCTTCCTGGTCATTGCATTCATGTAATTTTCTTGGAAGTGTGGTTTTCCATTGCCAGGTTGTCCTCAACCAAATACTAATTAGggctgaccctgcttagcttctaaGATCAGCAAAGGTCAGCTGAATATTTCCAGGCTCTGGAGAATTacctaaataaaataattcaggaTAAAATATTACCGATACTATGGATTACAAATAATTATATTAGGATCATTTggtgtgaagtaaccatcctctgctaccaaatgtgaagttcccgtgggtcgaccatgaggccaatgttgagaaaagacaggacacgaactttctcgagatggagcgacccagatgagagtctgagagccccttttattgagataggacaaaggcaggaggagcaatagcatgtgcttaaaaacagcctgtaaaagtacaatttctaatctactgcttcgggaaagttctttctatatatggtcaaatcctggacgtcaatggtagggcacatctcagaatgttatgttattcactatcaggatgttatggctttctaggagtttgttttctcctgtgtgattcagcgtgactctgcaggccctagtatgaactaggccatggaggacacacacctgcacaaggaactatattacaacaatttGGGAGATACTTTTTGGATGGATTCCACAATTTGAAAGTTTTCTGGACGattagaattgtttttttttttaaacatgtctTTTCCTAAGGAAATATAACAATATTGTTCTGTAAATGATATATTTGAAGTTTCCATATGCATACACATTAACAACATGTTAGTGTAGTTTCCCTTTAGCAATTTTTGTGTAGAACAGTGCCAAGCATAATAATAGTTGTTGTTGCCATGTTGTTCGCAACATTTTTTAGGTCACAATCTGCATTAGTGATGGATAACATGTCAGAGACCCCAACCAAATCAATATTCTTCAAAAGAAATACTAGTAAAGAATATCTGCCAAGGAGCTTGAGGCACAAATATAGATGATTTCTAGTTGTATCATATAATAGCTATGGTGTAATTGTGATGTCATAAAGCACTTTCAAATGGAGCAGTAAAAACAACCCCACAActaaatacagtagaacctct from the Thamnophis elegans isolate rThaEle1 chromosome 5, rThaEle1.pri, whole genome shotgun sequence genome contains:
- the USP33 gene encoding ubiquitin carboxyl-terminal hydrolase 33 isoform X3, with amino-acid sequence MNAALQALSNCPPLTQFFLDCGSLARTDKKPAICRSYYKLITELWHKSRPGAVVPTNLFQGIKAVNPTFRGYSQQDAQEFLRCLMDLLHEELKETVITIEDSNTTNIEERMEEEKCQSDADFQSCVNNDKVEKDPWSKSVADDPAENAMLIEEDGNTSKDYRKERSLCTKMNRTNSMDDTEKDINGFRETAELLNNQETVKVQIHSRYSVPTAPSSKKKKNKKYRSVISDIFDGSILSSVQCLTCDRVSVTLETFQDLSLPIPGKEDLAKLHSANHQTSLVKAGSCGEAYAPQGWIAFFVEYFKRFVVSCVPSWFWGPTVTLQDCLAAFFARDELKGDNMYSCEKCKKLRNGVKFCKVQHFPEILCIHLKRFRHDLMFSTKIGTHVSFPLEGLDLQPFLAKDSPAQIAVYDLLSVICHHGTAINGHYIAYCRNNLNNRWYEFDDQSVTEVTESTIQNAEAYVLFYRKSNEEAKKKRERVSSLNVMEPSLLQFYISRLWLNKFRTFAEPGPISNNDFLCIHGGVPPHKASFIEDLVVILPQNIWDNLYSRYGGGPAVNHLYVCYTCQMETEKIEKRRKTELEMFIRLNRAFQEEESPSIFYCISMQWFREWEAFVKGKDNDPPGPIDNTKIGVSKCGSLVLKQGADSGQISEETWNFLLSIYGGGPEIILRPPVAQSESESLQTEDKVELETHRL